One Drosophila kikkawai strain 14028-0561.14 chromosome 3L, DkikHiC1v2, whole genome shotgun sequence genomic window carries:
- the zpg gene encoding innexin inx4: MYTAVKPLSKYLQFKSVHIYDAIFTLHSKCTVALLLACTFLLSSKQYFGDPIQCMKNTDLDYFQAYCWIYGAYVQSNITKAPSLNGEIQCHPDVVGRSVAPGNRRYIRYYQWVVLVLLLESFIFYLPAFLWKIWEGGRLKHLCADFHQAVVSKDKSKAHLRVLVNYFTSDYKETHFRYFVSYVFCEILNVLISIGNIMLLDVFFGGFWFRYMDALVALYDGDLDEWNDITMRVFPKCAKCEVHKVGDSGSDSIYDNLCLLPLNILNEKIFAFLWVWFILMAALVALKFLYRLATIFYGGMRFQLMRARARFMPKSHLQLALHNCSFGDWFVLMRVSNNIGPEIFRKLLEELYEAQARCEKMPPGADDV, from the exons ATGTACACAGCCGTCAAGCCGCTGTCCAAGTATCTGCAGTTCAAGTCGGTGCACATCTACGATGCCATTTTCACGCTGCACTCGAAGTGCACCGTGGCCCTGCTCCTGGCGTGCACCTTCCTGCTCTCCTCGAAGCAGTACTTCGGCGATCCCATCCAGTGCATGAAGAACACGGACTTGGACTACTTCCAGGCCTACTGCTGGATCTACGGGGCCTACGTCCAGTCCAATATCACGAAGGCGCCGTCTCTAAATGGCGAGATTCAGTGCCACCCGG ATGTGGTAGGCCGCTCGGTGGCACCGGGAAACCGTCGCTACATCCGCTACTATCAGTGGGTGGTGCTGGTCCTGCTGCTGGAGTCGTTCATCTTCTATTTGCCGGCTTTTCTCTGGAAGATTTGGGAGGGCGGCCGGCTGAAGCACTTGTGCGCCGACTTCCATCAGGCGGTGGTGTCCAAGGACAAGAGCAAGGCCCACTTGCGCGTGCTGGTCAACTATTTCACCAGCGACTACAAGGAGACGCACTTTCGCTACTTTGTGAGCTATGTGTTCTGCGAGATCCTCAATGTGCTGATCAGC ATTGGCAACATCATGCTGTTGGACGTGTTTTTCGGCGGCTTCTGGTTCCGCTACATGGATGCCCTGGTGGCCTTGTATGACGGCGATTTGGACGAGTGGAACGACATCACCATGCGCGTCTTTCCCAAGTGTGCCAAGTGCGAGGTGCACAAGGTCGGCGACAGCGGCTCCGATAGCATCTACGACAATCTGTGCCTGCTGCCGCTCAACATTCTGAACGAGAAGATCTTTGCCTTCCTGTGGGTGTGGTTCATCCTGATGGCTGCCTTGGTGGCCCTCAAGTTCCTGTACCGCCTGGCCACCATTTTCTATGGGGGCATGCGCTTCCAGTTGATGCGTGCCCGGGCTCGCTTCATGCCCAAGTCGCACCTGCAGCTGGCCTTGCACAACTGCAGCTTTGGCGATTGGTTCGTCTTGATGCGAGTGAGCAACAACATTGGCCCGGAGATATTCCGCAAGCTGCTGGAGGAGCTCTACGAGGCGCAGGCCCGTTGCGAGAAAATGCCGCCCGGAGCGGACGATGTTTGA